Proteins from a single region of Dyella sp. BiH032:
- a CDS encoding TcpQ domain-containing protein has translation MPYTHRRLIVSLLALFTLAIGAAAQAATYSVTNAADAGNGSLRDAIDQANTNGGGTIVIRPIVGQEIHLFENLPTVTSSITIEGNGVTVIGNGGYRALMVGNGAADATLTLDGVQFGTNAVVFVNPLGKVVTRSQPAPSLTPPPLPHFQPGEMPASLVASTTAAAKSAPPAQPIKPGADFAAKTSRTAFTVDPMTNAVTPASASLTPKPAMAELKPVAPPPPAPPPVWVAHRNAWLGDTIAEWSKKAGWQEPVWTLKNASGAKVDYRIPSELPVPGKLEDAAKALFQAYIDQDADTPMDVQIIPEQKLIVVTNAKAKQ, from the coding sequence ATGCCTTACACGCATCGCCGGCTAATCGTCAGCCTGCTTGCTCTGTTCACGCTCGCGATCGGCGCCGCCGCGCAGGCCGCCACCTACAGCGTCACCAATGCGGCAGACGCCGGCAACGGCTCGCTGCGTGACGCGATCGACCAGGCGAACACCAACGGCGGCGGCACGATCGTTATTCGACCGATCGTCGGCCAAGAGATCCATCTCTTTGAAAACCTGCCCACCGTCACAAGCTCGATCACGATCGAGGGAAACGGGGTCACAGTCATCGGCAACGGCGGATATCGGGCGTTGATGGTCGGAAACGGCGCCGCCGATGCAACGCTCACTCTCGACGGCGTGCAGTTCGGGACGAACGCCGTTGTTTTCGTGAACCCTCTCGGCAAAGTGGTCACGCGCAGCCAGCCCGCACCGTCCCTGACGCCACCGCCGCTGCCGCACTTCCAGCCCGGCGAAATGCCGGCGAGCTTGGTCGCGTCAACCACGGCGGCCGCCAAGTCGGCGCCGCCGGCACAGCCCATCAAGCCGGGCGCTGATTTCGCGGCGAAAACTTCGCGCACGGCCTTCACCGTCGATCCGATGACGAACGCGGTTACGCCGGCAAGCGCGAGCTTGACGCCTAAGCCAGCGATGGCAGAACTCAAGCCCGTTGCACCACCACCGCCTGCGCCGCCCCCGGTGTGGGTTGCTCATCGAAACGCCTGGCTCGGCGACACGATTGCCGAGTGGTCGAAGAAGGCCGGCTGGCAAGAGCCGGTGTGGACGCTCAAGAACGCGAGCGGCGCCAAGGTCGATTACCGCATCCCGTCAGAGCTTCCCGTCCCCGGAAAGCTCGAGGACGCGGCAAAGGCGCTCTTTCAGGCGTACATCGACCAAGACGCCGACACCCCGATGGACGTGCAGATCATCCCCGAACAAAAGCTGATCGTTGTAACCAACGCCAAGGCCAAGCAATGA
- the pilP gene encoding type IV pilus biogenesis protein PilP yields the protein MSNNLIGSAAHGLRAIFWRALAVPTFCLSVNAIALAFTLTSTSAYAQQEAPADSSAAGRVAILGDLDAIQSSEMVYKAKAAEGKAKEEAAKYDPNSPSQASSSNAAADSSNELPTFTDVFGGASGNRAVFMLPGGNTATRGKGEQLPGGYTVVSVSLNDVAVSKNGKVYHLSSGNAPMNTRAQQQQATQSYGMGGFPPGGVPVTLPNPPGSANAPASAGGSN from the coding sequence ATGTCAAATAACCTGATCGGTTCCGCTGCGCACGGTCTGCGCGCCATCTTCTGGCGAGCTCTTGCGGTCCCTACCTTTTGCCTATCCGTGAACGCGATCGCACTGGCGTTCACCCTCACGAGCACGAGTGCTTACGCGCAGCAAGAAGCGCCGGCAGACAGCTCAGCGGCTGGGCGGGTCGCGATTCTCGGCGACCTCGACGCTATTCAGTCGAGCGAGATGGTCTACAAGGCAAAGGCCGCCGAAGGCAAGGCCAAGGAAGAAGCTGCGAAGTACGACCCCAACAGCCCGAGCCAGGCATCGAGCTCAAACGCCGCGGCGGATTCCTCGAACGAGCTCCCCACGTTCACGGACGTCTTTGGTGGAGCATCGGGCAACCGCGCTGTGTTCATGCTTCCGGGCGGAAACACTGCTACGCGGGGGAAAGGCGAACAACTGCCGGGCGGCTATACCGTCGTGAGCGTCAGCCTCAATGACGTTGCCGTATCAAAGAACGGCAAGGTCTATCACCTGAGCTCGGGCAATGCGCCGATGAATACACGCGCACAGCAGCAACAGGCGACGCAGAGCTACGGCATGGGCGGATTCCCGCCCGGTGGCGTGCCCGTCACGCTGCCTAACCCGCCCGGTTCCGCAAACGCTCCCGCGTCCGCGGGCGGCTCGAACTAA
- a CDS encoding PilN family type IVB pilus formation outer membrane protein, with amino-acid sequence MTTFKLYARTVLASAIAFSLSACGLQELHDTHKGIQSVDNEATALLNQPKAAPRSSVEVVHGRFWVDPTAEVREAAIDPALRCKITFGTNEPATLDRLAQRITSVCGLGVRITSDAQAALNGTLDMMGNTNGGQQAAPNASLLPAGFTPPPLNGANNSYSGASQYGGGGTRSNRISLQFDNGELHNLLDAALGQVSLSYRFDPSKQLITVYYYDTRTFPIKALPTINALTNNIEAGSQATMGNQGSTSTGGGGGGGGGGQNGAGGTGTTSTSTTVKISNDVMSDLDRTLNLMCSHPKCAIISPSTSSVTVVDTPDVLARVATHMGFANKTMSRQTAVDIRILLYTDTSGMDIGANLDAAFKSAANKFGAVLAGAYQPNQNSGLLTATIPSGAGQWANSQAIINALNEHGKVSTVYTAKLTGTNLQPIPVQVFKNTGYVQSTPTLTVTNASAVSGPQTASVGTGFFMTLLPNISDDGKSVLLSFSQNLSLLDQIKSYGQAGTQFFTQSADTEGSGINQQVNVQTGATVVMTGFQADGLSLNTQTGIASGGVNTSNKRQTIIVLATPRILD; translated from the coding sequence ATGACCACCTTCAAGCTCTACGCCCGCACCGTCCTTGCCAGCGCGATCGCGTTCAGCCTCTCCGCGTGCGGCTTGCAGGAATTGCACGACACGCATAAGGGCATTCAATCGGTGGACAACGAAGCCACCGCCCTACTGAACCAACCCAAGGCGGCGCCGCGCTCGAGCGTCGAGGTGGTGCATGGTCGGTTTTGGGTAGATCCGACCGCCGAAGTGCGTGAGGCGGCGATTGATCCGGCTCTCCGCTGCAAGATCACGTTTGGTACCAATGAGCCGGCGACACTGGATCGCCTGGCGCAACGCATCACGTCGGTCTGTGGCCTCGGCGTTCGCATTACGTCCGACGCGCAGGCCGCGTTGAACGGCACACTCGACATGATGGGCAACACCAACGGCGGGCAGCAGGCAGCGCCTAACGCCAGTCTTTTGCCGGCCGGATTCACCCCGCCGCCGCTTAACGGCGCGAACAACTCGTATTCGGGAGCGTCGCAGTACGGCGGCGGTGGCACCCGCTCCAATCGCATTTCGTTGCAGTTCGACAACGGCGAGTTGCATAACCTGCTAGATGCCGCGCTCGGCCAGGTCTCTTTGAGCTACCGCTTTGACCCGTCGAAGCAGCTCATCACCGTCTACTACTACGACACGCGCACCTTCCCGATTAAGGCGCTACCGACGATCAATGCTCTGACCAACAATATCGAGGCGGGATCGCAAGCCACGATGGGAAATCAGGGAAGCACGTCCACGGGTGGCGGTGGCGGTGGTGGCGGTGGCGGCCAGAACGGCGCAGGCGGTACCGGCACGACTTCAACGTCTACCACCGTCAAGATTTCCAACGACGTCATGAGCGACTTGGATCGCACATTGAACCTCATGTGCTCGCATCCGAAGTGCGCCATCATCTCGCCGTCTACGTCGTCCGTCACGGTTGTTGATACGCCCGACGTTCTGGCGCGCGTTGCAACGCACATGGGATTTGCGAACAAAACCATGTCGCGGCAGACGGCCGTCGATATTCGTATCTTGCTCTACACGGATACGTCGGGCATGGACATTGGCGCCAATCTCGATGCAGCGTTTAAGAGCGCGGCGAACAAGTTCGGCGCGGTGCTTGCGGGCGCCTACCAGCCCAATCAGAACTCCGGTTTGCTGACGGCAACGATCCCGTCAGGCGCCGGGCAGTGGGCAAATTCCCAGGCGATCATCAATGCGCTCAACGAGCACGGCAAGGTGTCCACGGTCTACACCGCCAAGCTCACCGGAACGAACTTGCAGCCGATTCCCGTGCAGGTCTTCAAGAACACGGGCTATGTGCAGAGCACGCCGACCCTGACCGTCACCAACGCGAGCGCGGTGTCCGGCCCGCAGACGGCTAGCGTGGGCACCGGCTTTTTCATGACCCTGCTTCCCAATATCTCCGACGACGGCAAGAGCGTCCTCCTTTCGTTCTCGCAGAACCTGAGTTTGCTCGACCAAATCAAGTCCTATGGTCAGGCGGGCACGCAGTTCTTTACGCAGTCGGCCGATACCGAGGGCAGCGGGATCAACCAGCAAGTCAATGTCCAAACCGGCGCCACCGTCGTTATGACGGGTTTCCAGGCTGACGGCCTTTCGTTGAACACGCAGACCGGCATCGCGTCCGGTGGTGTCAACACGAGCAACAAGCGTCAGACCATCATTGTCCTCGCCACGCCGCGCATTCTGGATTGA
- the pilO2 gene encoding type 4b pilus protein PilO2 gives MTARKSRVVDTGPKLADSLPIVVVQINGKQFVSGLYWHVLTKPQSYVQEAQANGHKLGMDVVAFRKGAGNSRQIQAGFAPKRNGAFKGTYSWAAAIAGTLGDDCLAGFKLGEDQYGIVGVLGGIIVPGSDRVLSRDQFTKHFRATEQKIAGTDKRWRRIIAPAEFGVASEELDVTAVLTPKALKKEYQLKSLSRFDFNKDEIKRWTVIGLAVVVILGGGRFGWSKYQAIQQKKKDDIAHAQWLLDESKRAKERAEFEKNNVVPHAWTGQLSPAALAKACMPGMLSTPISGAGWKLTGVGCNTDASTPGVGHIRFSYSRPTGSISTFVDFQAWALRTFHAKAEAQDKAFNTAAIGLAFKVDGSDDDAAPSLEDGMSTIVSYMQQRGLSVEPAPMPPFKPQPDDPNPPRQEWSGYTFTVATGDRHKLSIESVPLATTRLTAIEAALDEKAHITWTYTGAFYVK, from the coding sequence ATGACTGCACGGAAATCGCGTGTCGTAGACACCGGGCCGAAGCTTGCCGACTCGCTGCCGATCGTCGTCGTTCAGATCAACGGCAAGCAGTTTGTTTCCGGCCTCTACTGGCATGTCCTGACCAAGCCGCAGAGCTACGTGCAAGAGGCCCAGGCAAACGGGCACAAACTCGGCATGGACGTCGTTGCCTTCCGCAAGGGCGCGGGCAATTCCCGGCAGATCCAGGCCGGTTTTGCCCCCAAGCGCAACGGCGCGTTCAAGGGCACCTATTCGTGGGCGGCGGCGATCGCCGGAACGCTAGGCGATGACTGCCTCGCTGGCTTCAAGCTCGGCGAAGACCAGTACGGCATCGTCGGCGTGCTGGGCGGCATCATCGTTCCTGGCTCCGATCGCGTGCTGTCGCGTGACCAGTTCACAAAGCATTTCCGTGCGACCGAGCAGAAGATCGCCGGCACGGACAAGCGGTGGCGTCGAATCATTGCACCGGCTGAGTTCGGCGTTGCATCCGAAGAACTCGACGTAACAGCGGTCCTCACTCCGAAGGCGCTGAAAAAGGAGTATCAGCTCAAGTCGCTCAGCCGCTTCGACTTCAACAAAGACGAGATTAAGCGCTGGACCGTGATTGGCCTGGCCGTCGTCGTCATCCTCGGCGGCGGTAGGTTTGGCTGGTCGAAGTATCAGGCCATCCAGCAGAAGAAGAAGGACGACATTGCACATGCGCAATGGTTGCTAGATGAGAGTAAGCGCGCCAAAGAGCGGGCAGAGTTTGAAAAGAACAACGTTGTTCCGCATGCGTGGACGGGCCAGCTTTCCCCTGCCGCACTCGCCAAGGCCTGCATGCCAGGCATGCTCTCCACGCCTATCTCGGGCGCCGGCTGGAAGCTGACGGGCGTAGGCTGCAACACGGACGCGAGCACGCCTGGCGTGGGCCACATTCGTTTCAGCTATTCCAGGCCCACCGGCTCTATCTCAACCTTCGTTGACTTCCAAGCGTGGGCGCTCCGCACTTTCCACGCGAAGGCAGAGGCCCAGGACAAGGCATTCAACACGGCGGCTATCGGCCTCGCCTTCAAGGTCGATGGCTCGGACGACGACGCGGCGCCGTCGTTGGAAGACGGCATGTCCACGATCGTCTCCTACATGCAGCAGCGCGGCTTGAGCGTCGAGCCAGCGCCTATGCCGCCCTTCAAGCCGCAGCCCGACGACCCCAACCCGCCGCGTCAGGAATGGAGCGGCTACACCTTCACGGTCGCCACCGGCGATCGCCACAAGCTTTCCATCGAAAGCGTACCCCTGGCGACGACACGTCTCACCGCCATCGAGGCGGCGCTAGACGAAAAGGCGCACATCACTTGGACGTACACCGGAGCTTTTTATGTCAAATAA